The sequence TAGATTTTTGATAAACCCCTAACACCCCTAAAAGCTTGTCCCCATGCACGATATTCCCTAAATTATCCACCACCACTAGCCTGTCAGCATCGCCATCAAAAGCAAAGCCTAGATCCGCGCGGTATTTTTTCACTTCTTGGCTCAATTGGTTAGGGTGTAAAGCTCCGCATTGCTCATTGATATTACACCCATTAGGCTCATCATTGATCACTAACACATCAGCCCCAAGCTCGCTAAAGACGACCGGAGCCACCTTATAAGCTGCGCCATTAGCCGTATCTAACACGATCCTTAAACTCTGTAAGTTTAAATGTTTAGGGAAAGAGTGTTTTAAATGCACGATATAACGCCCTATGACATCGTCTATCCTTTTAGCGTTGCCAACGCTCTCGCCTACTTTATAACTAGAATGCAATAACTCTTCATTATGAAAGATTTCTTCAATCGCTCTTTCTTCTTCTTCTTTAAGTTTATAGCCATAAGAATTGAAAAACTTAATACCATTGTCTTCAAAAGGGTTATGGCTCGCGCTTATCATAATGCCTGCATCACAGCGCATGTCTTCAGTTAAAAACGCAATTGCAGGGGTAGGCATAGGTCCTATTTGGATCACATTATAGCCTATGGAAGTGAGTGCACTCACTAGAGCGTTTTCTACCATGTAGCCGCTTTTTCTAGTGTCTTTACCAATTAAAATTTTATCGGTTTTAGAATGTTTTTTAAAATACAATCCTGCAGCAATCCCTAAACGCATCACAAACATGGGGGTGAGTTTCACCCCTGCTCTACCTCTCACGCCATCAGTTCCAAAAATTTTCATCGTTATTAAAAGACCTTTTAAACTATTTTTAATCAATTTTTAGATAGGATTATGCCAAATTTTACATTACAAAGGGATTAAAACAAGGCTATGGCAAATCATAAGTCCGCAGAAAAACGAATCAGACAGACCATTAAAAGAACCGAAAGAAATAGGTTCTATAAAACCAAAATTAAAAATATCATTAAAGCCGTGCGTGAAGCGGTCGCTGTCAATGATGTCGAAAAAGCTCA comes from Helicobacter acinonychis and encodes:
- the glmM gene encoding phosphoglucosamine mutase, which encodes MKIFGTDGVRGRAGVKLTPMFVMRLGIAAGLYFKKHSKTDKILIGKDTRKSGYMVENALVSALTSIGYNVIQIGPMPTPAIAFLTEDMRCDAGIMISASHNPFEDNGIKFFNSYGYKLKEEEERAIEEIFHNEELLHSSYKVGESVGNAKRIDDVIGRYIVHLKHSFPKHLNLQSLRIVLDTANGAAYKVAPVVFSELGADVLVINDEPNGCNINEQCGALHPNQLSQEVKKYRADLGFAFDGDADRLVVVDNLGNIVHGDKLLGVLGVYQKSKNALSSQAIVATNMSNLALKEYLKSQDLELKHCTIGDKFVSECMQLNKANFGGEQSGHIIFSDYAKTGDGLVCALQVSALVLESKLASSVALNPFELYPQSLVNLDIQKKLPLESLKGYSALLKELDKLEIRHLIRYSGTENKLRILLEAKDEKLLELKMQELKEFFEGHLC
- the rpsT gene encoding 30S ribosomal protein S20, whose product is MANHKSAEKRIRQTIKRTERNRFYKTKIKNIIKAVREAVAVNDVEKAQERLKIANKELHKFVSKGILKKNTASRKVSRLNASVKKIALA